The Meiothermus ruber DSM 1279 genome includes the window AGCGCCCCATGGCCGCCGACAACAAGAGCCTGGGCCGCTTCCGTCTCGATGGCATCCCGCCCATGCCGGCCGGCGTGCCCCAGATCGAGGTGACCTTCGACATCGACGCCAACGGCATCCTGCATGCGACCGCCAAGGAGAAATCCACCGGCAAGGAAGCCTCCATTACCATCCAGAACACCACCACCCTCTCCGAGCAGGAGATCGAGCGCATGATCAAGGAAGCCGAGGCCAACGCCGAGGCCGACCGCAAGCGTAAAGAGCACGCCGATCTCAAGAACAACCTCGATGCCGCGCGCATTCAGGCGGAGCGGGTGATGGGGGAGAAGGAGAGCACCGCCGAGGCCAAGAGCCGCCTCGAGGCCGCCATCAGCCGGGCCAAGACCCTGGTGGACACCGACGGCTCCGACGCCGACCTGCGCCAGGCCACCGAGGAGCTGCTCGCGGCCCTGCAGGCCTACGAGCAGGGGGCGGCTGCGGGCAGCCAGGCCCAGAGCAGCACCCCCAAGTCCGACGACGTGATCGACGCCGATTACAAACCCGCCGACTAAGCCGCCAGCGATGGGGTGTGGGGAAGCCTGGCCTAGGCCGCGCCCCACGCCCCACTTTGGCCCACAGAGGTGCGATGTATGGAGAATAACGAACCGGTGGTTGAGACCCCAGAGGCCCAGAACGATCTGCCTGAAGTGGAGCGCCTCAAGGGTGAGGTGGAGTTTTTGAAAGCGGAGCTCGAGGCCTCCAAAAACAAATTCCTGCGCCTGTACGCCGACTTTGAAAACTACAAAAAGCGCATGGTGCAGGAGCTCGAGGCCGCCCAGCGCAACGGCAAATTCGATGCGGTGCGGGCCCTGCTGGGCACCCTGGACGACCTCGAGCGGGCGTTGGGCTTTGCCAGCGTGAAGCCCGAAGATCTGATTCCGGGCGTTAGAAGCGTGCTGGAAAACTTCACCCGCAGCCTCAAGAGCCTGGGGGTAGAGGCCGTGCCGGGGGTGGGGGCCGAGTTCGACCCGCGCTACCACGAGGCCATCGGGGCCGTGGAGGGCGAGGAGGGCAAGGTCATGCACGTCTACCAGCAGGGCTTCAAGTACGGCGACCTGCTGGTGCGGCCGGCGCGGGTGGTGGTTGGCAGCGGCGCTAAACCGGAAGAGGCCGAAGGCCCAAAACCGAGCGCCGAGAGCAACTAGCCTCCGGCGTTCGGCCCTCGGCCTCGAGCCTTACGTCTAACTTGCGGGGATGAATATGGCCTACAAGGACTACTACAAAATTCTTGGGGTTCCTAAGAACGCCAGCGAAGATGAAATCAAAAAGGCCTTCAAGAAGCTGGCCCGTAAGTACCACCCGGACGTGAACAAAGAGCCGGGGGCCGAGGAGAAATTCAAAGAGATTAACGAGGCCTACACGGTGCTGTCCGACCCGGAAAAGCGCCGCTACTACGATACCTACGGTGCGGCTGCGGGCAGCGCGGGCTGGCAGGGCCCCCCGCCGGGGCCGGGTGGTTTTGGGGGTTTTACCGGCAATGTGGGCGATTTCTCCGACTTTTTCCAACAGCTTTTTGGCGGCCGGGGTGGTTTTGGCGGCCTGGGTGACCTGTTCGAGCAGACCCCAGGCCGGGGTGCGCGCCGGGTGGCGGGCGACCTCGAGGCCGAGCTTCCCCTGAGCCTCGAGGAGGCCTACCGCGGCGGAGAAAAAACCATCTCCGTTGGCGCCGAGCGCCTTACGGTGCGCATCCCACCAGGGGTGCGCGAGGGCCAGAAGATCCGCCTGGCCGGCAAGGGGCGCGCCGGGGGCGACCTGTACCTGCACGTCAAGCTGCAGTCCCGGCCGGAGATGCGCCTGGAAGGCGATGACATTTACACCGTGGTGGAAGTACCGGCCCCCATTGCGGTGGTGGGGGGCAAGGTGCGGGTGCAAACCCTCGACGGCCCGGTGGAAATCACCATTCCCAGGCGAACCCAGGCCGGACGCAAGCTGCGCCTGGCCGGGAAGGGCTGGCCCCGCAAAGACAAAAGCCGGGGCGACCAGTACGCCGAGGTGCGGGTGACCATCCCCACCAACCCCAGCCCCGAGGAAGAGCGCCTGTATGCCCAACTGGCCGAGCTGATCAAGGTTCAGTAACGTCTGCTTGTAAACTAATAGACATGACCCCCCAACAGCGCGACGACTTGCTCAGGCTGCTCAAAAACCGCTTCGAGCAACACCCGCACCGCCACCCAGGGCTGCGCTGGGCCGACCTCGAGGCCCGCCTCCTGGCCCAGCCCGATAAGCTGGCCTCGCTTCTGGAAATGGAAAACACCGGCGGTGAGCCGGACGTGGTGGGCCGCGACCCACAGACCGGCACCTTTATTTTTTTCGACTGCGCCCCCGAAAGCCCCAAAGGCCGCCGCAGCCTCTGCTACGACCAGGCTGCCCGTCTGGCTAGAAAGCAGAACAGGCCTGCCAGCTCAGCCCTGGAGATGGCCGCGGCCATGGGCATCGAGCTTTTGACCGAGGAGCAGTACCAGGCCCTGCAGCAACTGGGCCGGTTTGACACCAAGACCTCGAGCTGGCTCAAAACCCCCGAGGCCATTCGCAAGCTGGGTGGGGCCATCTTTGGCGACCGGCGCTACGACCGCGTGTTCATTTACCACAACGGGGCCGATTCCTACTACGCGGCTCGAGGGTTTCGTGGCTGCTTGAGGGTTTAATCGGAGGTGGCAAAGCAGAGCGGCGCAGCCTGTAAACTGGGCCGCAATTGC containing:
- a CDS encoding nucleotide exchange factor GrpE produces the protein MENNEPVVETPEAQNDLPEVERLKGEVEFLKAELEASKNKFLRLYADFENYKKRMVQELEAAQRNGKFDAVRALLGTLDDLERALGFASVKPEDLIPGVRSVLENFTRSLKSLGVEAVPGVGAEFDPRYHEAIGAVEGEEGKVMHVYQQGFKYGDLLVRPARVVVGSGAKPEEAEGPKPSAESN
- a CDS encoding DnaJ C-terminal domain-containing protein codes for the protein MAYKDYYKILGVPKNASEDEIKKAFKKLARKYHPDVNKEPGAEEKFKEINEAYTVLSDPEKRRYYDTYGAAAGSAGWQGPPPGPGGFGGFTGNVGDFSDFFQQLFGGRGGFGGLGDLFEQTPGRGARRVAGDLEAELPLSLEEAYRGGEKTISVGAERLTVRIPPGVREGQKIRLAGKGRAGGDLYLHVKLQSRPEMRLEGDDIYTVVEVPAPIAVVGGKVRVQTLDGPVEITIPRRTQAGRKLRLAGKGWPRKDKSRGDQYAEVRVTIPTNPSPEEERLYAQLAELIKVQ
- a CDS encoding DUF4256 domain-containing protein — translated: MTPQQRDDLLRLLKNRFEQHPHRHPGLRWADLEARLLAQPDKLASLLEMENTGGEPDVVGRDPQTGTFIFFDCAPESPKGRRSLCYDQAARLARKQNRPASSALEMAAAMGIELLTEEQYQALQQLGRFDTKTSSWLKTPEAIRKLGGAIFGDRRYDRVFIYHNGADSYYAARGFRGCLRV